The Chryseobacterium indicum genome includes a window with the following:
- a CDS encoding potassium channel family protein, whose amino-acid sequence MKIRYFLKKLFFGKDDNDVQLGHTAVKNQAKNLKRVWNNEKHDDIGLEKILRLFLVAVQFIFPGIYVRNYFGKKSLKWKNLAVELYVLVKVTLPLLCLLFDIYKLSVIIFITFYLLIETILYVATLIFVSDMFAKPRSYRRSVLLLFFNYIEIVFDFAVIYGGLELLGGNITSITDYIYFSFVTSATIGFGDICPTTDLGKWLVIIQSMIFIIFVVLFLNFFTSRVEHHHYYDENDKC is encoded by the coding sequence ATGAAAATACGATATTTTCTCAAAAAACTTTTTTTTGGTAAGGATGATAATGATGTACAATTAGGTCATACAGCTGTTAAAAATCAAGCAAAAAATCTAAAGAGAGTATGGAATAATGAGAAACATGATGACATAGGTTTAGAAAAAATCTTAAGACTTTTTTTGGTAGCGGTGCAGTTTATTTTCCCAGGAATTTATGTAAGAAATTACTTTGGAAAAAAAAGTTTAAAATGGAAAAATTTAGCAGTAGAATTATATGTTTTAGTAAAAGTAACCCTTCCATTATTGTGTTTGCTTTTTGATATATATAAACTTTCTGTAATAATATTTATAACATTCTATTTGTTAATTGAGACAATCTTATATGTAGCAACACTTATTTTTGTTTCAGATATGTTTGCTAAACCTAGATCTTATAGAAGGTCAGTTTTATTACTATTCTTTAATTATATTGAAATAGTTTTTGATTTTGCTGTAATTTATGGTGGGCTTGAGCTTTTAGGTGGTAATATCACATCTATCACTGATTATATTTACTTTAGTTTTGTTACTTCTGCCACAATTGGTTTTGGAGATATTTGTCCCACAACAGATTTAGGAAAGTGGTTAGTAATAATACAGTCAATGATTTTTATAATATTTGTTGTATTATTTTTAAACTTCTTTACATCGAGAGTTGAACACCATCATTATTATGATGAAAATGATAAATGTTAA
- a CDS encoding SRPBCC family protein gives MSVQNFSYRFTTSKSPEEIFSTLINPRNWWIGLHHEIITGKSENLNDEFIFDAGNGVHHTVQRLIEVSPYEKIVWEVIESKLTFVNKMDEWTGTKICFEIFKEADKTKVVFTHEGLIPQFECFGGCSSAWSQYLEKLEKDLNQ, from the coding sequence ATGTCAGTACAAAATTTCTCTTACCGCTTCACTACTTCAAAATCCCCTGAAGAAATCTTCAGTACTTTAATTAATCCCCGAAACTGGTGGATTGGTCTGCATCATGAAATCATTACCGGAAAATCTGAAAATCTGAATGATGAATTTATTTTTGATGCCGGAAATGGAGTTCATCACACCGTTCAACGACTTATAGAAGTAAGTCCTTACGAGAAAATTGTTTGGGAAGTGATCGAAAGTAAACTCACATTTGTAAACAAAATGGACGAATGGACAGGAACAAAAATTTGTTTTGAGATTTTCAAAGAAGCTGATAAAACAAAAGTTGTTTTCACGCATGAAGGCTTGATCCCGCAATTTGAATGTTTTGGCGGTTGCTCGAGTGCTTGGTCACAATATTTGGAAAAGTTAGAGAAAGATTTGAATCAATAA
- a CDS encoding tetratricopeptide repeat protein has product MIKKSLIIFLASFCHFIFSQSKTATYYAEKGRDLVKQKQYAEAIKNYDKAISINPNSSVVFHHRGASKANLKDYKGAIADYSTSIKLNPNDFEVFYNRGVAEYYSKDIQNAWNDFSKSIEMNADFAQSYLFRGYCNGDLKKYEEALRDFDKALTFDPNNADGYINRAIVNINVGNNIEAMEDADKSVVLNPQDIRGYNIRGQAKALLKKYKDAIDDFTIVINKDPKHIQAISNRMSLELELHDTEGACKDYLRMKKLGEKNTYMETYCN; this is encoded by the coding sequence ATGATTAAAAAAAGCCTTATAATATTCCTTGCATCATTCTGTCATTTTATATTTTCTCAAAGCAAAACAGCTACTTATTATGCGGAAAAAGGAAGAGATCTTGTAAAGCAGAAACAGTATGCAGAAGCTATAAAGAATTATGATAAAGCAATAAGCATTAATCCGAACAGCAGTGTAGTTTTTCATCATCGTGGTGCTTCTAAAGCCAATCTCAAGGACTATAAGGGAGCGATAGCCGATTACTCAACATCAATTAAGTTGAATCCGAATGATTTTGAAGTATTTTATAATCGTGGTGTTGCAGAATATTATTCAAAAGATATCCAAAATGCATGGAATGATTTTAGCAAAAGTATAGAAATGAATGCCGATTTTGCGCAGTCTTATTTATTCAGAGGATATTGTAATGGTGATTTAAAGAAATATGAAGAAGCATTACGTGATTTTGACAAGGCGCTTACATTTGATCCAAACAATGCGGATGGATATATCAACAGAGCTATCGTTAACATAAATGTTGGCAATAATATAGAAGCAATGGAAGATGCTGACAAATCTGTAGTATTAAATCCACAGGATATAAGAGGTTACAATATAAGAGGACAGGCAAAAGCTTTATTGAAAAAATACAAAGATGCTATTGACGATTTTACGATTGTAATTAATAAGGATCCGAAACATATACAGGCAATTTCCAATAGAATGTCTTTAGAATTAGAATTACACGACACTGAAGGTGCCTGTAAAGATTATTTGAGAATGAAAAAACTGGGCGAGAAAAATACCTATATGGAAACGTATTGTAATTAA
- the carB gene encoding carbamoyl-phosphate synthase large subunit — MKRNDIKTILVIGSGPIIIGQAAEFDYAGTQACLSLKEEGYKVILINSNPATIMTDVEIADKVYIEPISLQFVSHIIRKERPDALLPTLGGQTGLNMAVELEKSGILEECKVEVLGTKLSAINRAEDRDLFRELMRELNEPVPESDIVNTVEGALNFADRIGYPVIVRPAFTMGGTGGGIASNESELKEIAELGLKHSPVTQCLIEKSIAGFKEIEYEVMRDANDNAIVVCNMENIDPVGVHTGDSIVVAPSQTLSDREYQLLRNASLKIIRALGIEGGCNVQLALDPHSFNYYIIEVNPRVSRSSALASKATGYPIAKIAAKIAVGLTLDEIMNPVTGKTYACFEPALDYVVTKFPRFPFDKFETADRRLSTQMKATGEVMAIGRNFEESLQKAIRSLETGIKHIGLKTKQAAALTAEEIERRIRVCDDERLFIIGDALRRGYDWGQIVEWSKIDKFFIWKIKKLIDFEKTIAENKFSKEILLEAKKLGFADINIAVLWNVTEREVFNFRKENGVMPVYKMVDTCAAEFESETPYFYGTYEEENESVVSDKEKIIVLGSGPIRIGQGVEFDYATVHSVWAIKEMGYEAIIINNNPETVSTDFSISDKLYFEPLTEEDVMNIIELEKPKGVVVQFGGQTAINLADKLAAHGVEILGTSLEDLDRAENRDKFEKALQEMQIPQPLGKTSVSKEEAIKIANEIGYPVLVRPSYVLGGRAMEIVYTETELAHYMENAVEASPEHPVLVDKYMVGKEVEIDAICDGETVIIPGIMEHIERAGVHSGDSIAVYPPQNISPSEIETLVDYTKRLAKGLNVIGLMNIQYVLFEGNVYVIEVNPRSSRTVPFLSKITDVPMANLATKAILGQKLKDLGYKSGLVPNKEGVFVKVPVFSFSKLTKVDISLGPEMKSTGEVMGKDTTLEKALYKGLVAAGRKVPMHGSILFTVADKHKQEAADLAARFHEVGFRIWATEGTAKFFEEKGIPCKIGYKIGEESVNLIDLIQKGKVQYVVNTMTKGKQSERDGFQIRRMSVENGVPCLTSMDTVEAILKVIESMSFKMETM; from the coding sequence ATGAAAAGAAACGACATAAAAACAATTTTAGTAATCGGTTCAGGTCCCATCATCATCGGTCAGGCGGCGGAATTTGATTACGCAGGAACGCAGGCTTGCTTATCTTTAAAAGAAGAAGGCTACAAGGTAATTTTGATCAATTCAAACCCTGCAACCATTATGACGGATGTTGAAATCGCAGATAAAGTCTATATTGAGCCGATTTCACTTCAGTTTGTAAGTCACATTATCAGAAAAGAACGTCCCGATGCGCTTTTACCAACGCTTGGAGGACAAACCGGACTGAATATGGCGGTAGAACTGGAAAAATCAGGAATTTTGGAAGAATGCAAAGTTGAGGTGTTGGGAACAAAACTTTCAGCCATCAACAGAGCGGAAGACAGAGACCTTTTCCGTGAACTGATGAGAGAATTAAACGAACCCGTTCCGGAATCTGACATCGTAAATACCGTAGAAGGAGCATTAAATTTTGCAGACAGAATCGGGTATCCTGTCATTGTTCGTCCGGCTTTCACCATGGGTGGAACAGGGGGAGGTATCGCTTCCAACGAATCCGAACTGAAAGAAATTGCTGAACTGGGATTAAAACACAGCCCCGTAACACAATGTCTGATTGAAAAATCAATCGCAGGTTTCAAAGAAATAGAATACGAAGTAATGCGTGATGCAAACGACAATGCCATTGTGGTTTGTAACATGGAAAATATAGATCCGGTTGGAGTTCACACAGGAGATTCAATCGTTGTGGCGCCTTCTCAGACACTTTCAGACAGAGAGTACCAGTTGTTGAGAAACGCTTCACTAAAAATCATCAGAGCATTAGGAATTGAAGGAGGATGCAACGTACAGTTGGCTTTAGATCCGCATTCATTCAATTATTATATCATCGAAGTAAACCCTAGAGTTTCGAGATCATCCGCTTTAGCATCAAAAGCAACAGGATATCCGATCGCAAAAATCGCTGCAAAAATCGCGGTAGGTTTAACACTGGATGAAATCATGAATCCGGTAACAGGGAAAACATACGCTTGTTTCGAACCGGCTTTAGACTATGTGGTAACAAAATTCCCAAGATTCCCTTTCGATAAATTCGAAACAGCGGACAGAAGATTATCAACCCAGATGAAAGCTACGGGTGAAGTAATGGCAATCGGAAGAAATTTCGAAGAATCTTTACAGAAAGCCATCCGTTCTCTGGAAACAGGAATTAAACATATCGGTTTAAAAACTAAACAGGCAGCAGCTTTAACGGCTGAAGAAATCGAAAGAAGAATCAGAGTTTGTGATGACGAAAGATTGTTCATCATCGGAGATGCTTTAAGAAGAGGGTACGACTGGGGACAGATCGTAGAATGGAGCAAAATTGATAAATTCTTCATTTGGAAAATCAAAAAGCTGATTGATTTCGAAAAGACAATCGCAGAAAATAAATTCAGCAAAGAAATTTTACTGGAAGCTAAAAAACTAGGTTTTGCAGATATAAATATTGCAGTTTTGTGGAACGTGACGGAGCGTGAAGTGTTCAATTTCAGAAAAGAAAACGGAGTAATGCCGGTGTACAAAATGGTAGACACCTGCGCTGCGGAATTCGAATCTGAAACCCCTTATTTCTACGGAACTTACGAAGAAGAAAACGAATCTGTAGTTTCAGATAAAGAAAAAATCATCGTTCTTGGTTCAGGGCCTATCAGAATCGGACAGGGAGTTGAGTTTGATTACGCAACGGTACACTCGGTTTGGGCAATCAAAGAAATGGGTTACGAAGCGATTATCATCAACAATAATCCTGAAACCGTTTCCACGGATTTCTCGATTTCAGATAAACTTTACTTCGAGCCTTTAACGGAAGAAGATGTAATGAACATCATCGAGCTGGAAAAACCAAAAGGCGTTGTGGTACAGTTCGGAGGACAGACAGCTATCAATTTAGCAGATAAATTAGCCGCTCACGGAGTTGAGATTTTGGGAACTTCCCTGGAAGATCTGGACAGAGCAGAAAACAGGGATAAATTCGAAAAAGCGCTTCAGGAAATGCAGATTCCGCAGCCTTTAGGAAAAACATCGGTTTCAAAAGAAGAAGCAATAAAAATTGCCAACGAGATCGGTTATCCGGTGTTGGTTCGTCCGAGCTACGTTTTGGGAGGTAGAGCAATGGAAATCGTATATACAGAAACAGAACTGGCGCATTATATGGAAAATGCAGTGGAAGCAAGCCCTGAACATCCTGTTTTGGTCGACAAATATATGGTGGGAAAAGAAGTGGAAATCGATGCGATCTGCGACGGTGAAACGGTAATCATTCCGGGAATTATGGAACACATCGAAAGAGCGGGAGTTCACTCCGGAGATTCAATTGCAGTGTATCCTCCACAAAATATTTCACCAAGCGAAATCGAAACTTTGGTTGACTACACGAAAAGATTGGCGAAAGGATTAAATGTGATCGGATTAATGAATATCCAGTACGTTCTTTTCGAAGGAAACGTTTATGTAATCGAAGTAAACCCACGATCATCTAGAACCGTACCTTTCTTATCTAAAATCACCGATGTTCCGATGGCAAATCTGGCTACAAAAGCAATTTTAGGACAAAAACTGAAAGATTTGGGCTACAAAAGCGGACTGGTTCCAAATAAAGAAGGGGTTTTCGTAAAAGTTCCGGTGTTCTCTTTCTCAAAATTAACAAAAGTAGATATCTCTCTAGGACCTGAAATGAAGTCTACAGGAGAGGTTATGGGGAAAGACACCACTTTGGAGAAAGCTTTATACAAAGGATTGGTTGCCGCAGGAAGAAAAGTTCCGATGCACGGTTCTATCTTGTTCACAGTAGCGGATAAGCATAAGCAGGAAGCAGCTGATCTGGCGGCAAGATTCCATGAAGTTGGTTTCAGAATCTGGGCAACGGAAGGAACTGCAAAATTCTTTGAGGAAAAAGGAATTCCATGCAAAATCGGATATAAAATCGGGGAGGAGAGTGTCAACCTGATCGACCTTATCCAGAAAGGAAAAGTACAGTACGTTGTGAACACGATGACGAAAGGGAAACAATCGGAAAGAGACGGTTTCCAGATCAGAAGAATGAGCGTGGAAAACGGCGTACCTTGTTTAACATCTATGGATACAGTAGAAGCCATCCTGAAAGTTATCGAAAGCATGAGTTTCAAAATGGAGACAATGTAG
- a CDS encoding carbamoyl phosphate synthase small subunit has product MKKKLILESGEVFHGEGFGAELETAGEVVFNTGMTGYQELISDPSYCGQIVCMTYPLIGNYGINRDDYESIEPAIKGLIVKELCDLPSNFRTQITLDELFKKKNLSGISGIDTRRLTRILRNHGVVKGKIVNADADESTVVSELKSTNFPTNQVEQVSTKTPYANPGRGLKVVLVDFGSKLGIIRELSQRNCDITVVSQDVTAEEILLMNPDGVMLSNGPGDPEDNQQALEMIRGILGKVPIFGICLGHQLIGLACGAKTFKLKFGHRGGNHPVLDVEKNKVAITSQNHGYAVDQESLKNTDLIETHIALNDRTNEGLKHKIHPCFSVQYHPEASPGPEDANYLFDEFIQLMEDFKK; this is encoded by the coding sequence ATGAAGAAAAAATTAATACTGGAGTCCGGTGAAGTGTTTCACGGAGAAGGTTTCGGAGCAGAATTGGAAACTGCAGGAGAGGTGGTTTTCAATACCGGAATGACAGGGTATCAGGAATTGATCTCTGATCCGTCTTACTGCGGTCAGATTGTTTGCATGACCTATCCGCTTATCGGAAACTATGGAATTAATAGAGATGATTATGAGAGTATTGAACCGGCAATTAAAGGACTTATTGTAAAAGAGCTTTGTGATCTGCCATCCAATTTCCGTACTCAGATTACTTTAGATGAACTATTTAAAAAGAAAAACCTTTCCGGAATTTCAGGAATCGATACCAGAAGGCTGACAAGAATTCTTCGTAACCACGGAGTTGTGAAAGGAAAAATTGTAAATGCTGATGCAGATGAAAGCACAGTAGTTTCAGAATTAAAATCAACCAACTTCCCAACCAATCAGGTTGAGCAGGTTTCCACAAAAACACCTTATGCAAATCCGGGAAGAGGCTTAAAAGTAGTATTGGTAGATTTTGGTTCCAAATTAGGAATTATCAGAGAATTGTCTCAAAGAAACTGCGATATTACAGTGGTTTCGCAGGATGTAACCGCAGAAGAGATTTTACTAATGAATCCGGACGGAGTAATGTTATCCAACGGTCCCGGTGATCCTGAAGATAACCAACAGGCTTTAGAAATGATCAGAGGAATTTTAGGAAAAGTTCCAATTTTCGGAATCTGTTTAGGACATCAGTTAATTGGTTTGGCTTGTGGCGCAAAAACCTTCAAGTTAAAATTCGGACACAGAGGTGGAAACCATCCGGTTTTAGATGTAGAGAAAAACAAAGTGGCGATCACTTCCCAGAATCACGGTTACGCCGTAGATCAGGAAAGTTTGAAAAATACCGACTTAATAGAAACACACATCGCCCTGAACGACAGAACAAACGAAGGTCTGAAACACAAAATTCACCCTTGTTTCTCAGTTCAGTATCACCCAGAAGCAAGTCCGGGTCCTGAAGATGCGAATTATTTATTCGACGAATTTATCCAGTTAATGGAAGATTTTAAAAAGTAG